CTTATGATGAGCTGATTGGTTCTCTTATTGCTCATGAAATGCTTTAtgacaagagcaagagcaatgtagatgatgaaaagaaaaagagaggaatTGCCTTAAAGTCAAGCCAAGAGGATGAATTAAGGAAAACTATAGCTTTTAAAGGCTGCCTCAAGTGACTCAATTGTTCAAGTGATGAAGATGATCTTGCCATGATTACAAGAAGATTCAAGAAAGCATTCAAAAAGGGAGGttcaaaatataagaaattcCTAAAGAAATATTCTCCCAAAGGTGAAACAAGCAAAGATCAAAGTGAGATTAAATGCTTTGAATGCAACAAACTTGGTCACATCAAGCCAAATTGTCCTAAACTGAAAAAGAAGAATTCAAAGGACAAGAGCAAGAAAGCCTTGGTTGCTGGTTGGATGGATAGTGATGATTCCTCAAGTGATAACTCTAGTGACAAGGAGGTTGCACACATTTGTCTCATGGCTCTAGGAGAGGATAAACCAGAAAGTTCCCAACAAAGAGAAATCAATGCTGAGGTAAATAATTCTGACTTTCTTAGTATTGAAGATTATGAAGAAGCATTTGccaaattatatgaagaatacAAAGTTTATAAGAAAAAATGTTCTGCTTTAAATAAAGAAATTGCTTCCTTAAGAGCTGAAAATGATTCTATGAGCATTGTTGtacaagaaaataaattttataaaaatcaaatgctcTTGTATGATGAGCTGAATAAGGAGTTAGAAGATTCAAAAATTGCTTGTGAAAAACTCATTGAGAAAAACAGGATTTTAGAAACTAAGGTGGAATCTTTGACCAATGATTTAGCTAAATTCACAAATGGCACACAAATTCTTGATACGTTACTTGGTTCTCAAAGATTATCAAATCAAAAATCTGGTCTTGGTTATGATGGATTCATGCACtatggaaaatacaaaaatttctttgtaaaagcttcatctcattcattatcaaatgTCATTTGCTTCTATTGTAACCAAAATGGTCATATGGTTAGTCATTGTCCCATAAGGAAAGGTTCCTCAAAAGTAAAAAGgatatgggtgcctaaaggaacaaTTCCTAATGTCTCTAACTCTCAAGGACCCAaacttgcttgggtacctaagaaatAGTCAATAAATTTCAGGTATGTCTTAGAAGCAAGCAAGAGTGTGAACAATGGTATGTTGATAGTGCTTGTTCAAGACACATGAATGGAGACAAAGAAAAATTTTCAAACCTCATCTTGAAAAGTGGTGGACATGTGAGATTTGGGGACAAAGGCAAAGCTTATATCATTGGAAGTGGCTCTATTGGGAAAAATCCAAGCATAAAGGATGTCGCATtagttgaaggtttgaaattcaATCTCCTTAGTGTAAGTCAATTATGTGATAAAGGTTACAAAGTTACTTTTAattctacacattgtgagattaGAAGTTTGCATAATGATCATACATTATTCATTGCACCTAGAAGTGAAAATGTATATTTGCTTGATTTGAATATTATTGAAAATGGAAATGAAAGATGCCTTGTATCTCTTGAAGAAGATAGTtggttgtggcatagaagacttggtcatgctagtatgcatgtgatttcaaaacttttaaGATATGACCTTGTTAAAGGTTTGCCAAAAATTAACTTTGAAAAAGACCATGTTTGCAAGCCTTGTTCTCTTGGGAAACAAACCAAAGTTTCTTTCAAATCAAAGAATGTTATTTCAACATCTAGACCTCTTGAGTTGTTACATCTTGATTTGTTTGGTCCTATTACACCTATTAGTCTTGGTGGTAAAGCGTATACCTTGGTCATAGTAGATGATTACACTAGGTATACATGGACATATTTTCTTGCACATAAGGATGAAACTTTTAGtatatttatatctttttgtAAGAAAGTACAAAGTGAAAAAGGCTTAGCCATTTCCTCCATTAGAAGTGATCATGGGAGAGAGTTTGAAAACCAATCTTTTGATGAATTTTGTTCAAACAATGGCATTTTTCATaacttttcagctcctagaaccccacaacaaaatggagttgtagagaggaaaaatagaactttacaagaaatggcaagaacaatgcttaGTGAACATAGTCTTCCAAAATATTTTTGGGCAGAAGCCATAAACACTGCTTGCTATATCTTGAATAGAGCAATGATTAGGCCACTCTTAAAGAAAACCTCTTATGAATTATGGAAAGGGAGGAAGCCTAACATTTCTTACTTTCgtgcatttggttgtaagtgttaTATTTTGAACAATAAGAAAGATAATCTCAAAAAGTTTGATGTAAAATCAGATGAAGGTATTTTTCTAGGATATTCAATGCATAGCAAAGCTTATCGAGTCTTTAATAGGAGAACTTTGTTAGTTGAGGAAACCATTCATGTTATATTTGATGAAACTAACAACTTCTTGGAAAGAAAGATTATttgtgatgatgatgaactaggtGAAATTTTTGGAAGAAAAAAAGATGAGACTCAAAAGTAACAAAGTCAACCTATTGAGCCCCAAAGTGCATTTGGGAATGATATTGACAATAAAGatgctaatgagaaagatcaagaaggtgatcaagaagtattgcccaatattgaagaactccaaattgaTGAACCACATCATGATGACCTACCTCAAGAATGGAGATATCATAGAGATCATCCAAAGGAGGACATAATTGATAGCCCTTCACAAaagatgatgacaagagctcaacttcgaAAATACTTTGGTAACGTTGCATTTGTTTCTCAACTTGAACCAAAGTCTTATAATGAAGCTCAAAGTGATGAGAGTTGGATTCTTGCTATGCAAgaagaactcaatcaatttgagagaaataaagtatgGAAACTTGTTCCTAGGCCTAGAAATTATTCTATCATTGGTACCAAGTGGGTTTTTAGgaacaaaatggatgataaaggaCATGTCATTAGAAATAAGGCTAGATTAGTTGCTCAAGGATATaatcaagaggaaggtattgattttgatgagacttttgctccagttgctagaattgaagccattagaatgttatgtgcatttgcatgttataaaaattttatgctctatcaaatggatgttaagagtgcattcttaaatggttatattgaggAAGAAGTTTATGTTGAACAACCACCAGGCtttgaaaactatgaatttcctaatcatgtttataaactcacTAAGGCTTTATATGGATTGAAGCAAGCCCCTAGAGCTTGGTATGAGAGGCATAGTAAGTTTCTGTCAGATAATGGTTTTCAAAGAGGAAAAGTAGACAACACACTCTTCACAAAAGCACATAAACATGATATGCTTATCATTCAAATTTATGTTAATGacattatttttggtgctactaatgctTCTCTATGTAAAAGCTTCTCTAAGATGATGCaaaatgaatttgagatgagcatgatgggtgaacttaccttTTTCCTTGGACTACAAATTAAGCAACTCAATGGTGGCATCTTCATTAATCAATCCAAGTACATCAAAGATATGCTAAAAAAATTCAAGATGGATGATTTAAAGAGTATTGGAACTCCTATGAGCTCCACCATCAAGTTGGAAaaggatgaaaaaggtaaagatgtTGATCAAAAGCTATTTAGAGGCATGATTGGCTCACTTTTATATTTAACTGCATCTAGACCTGACATTCATTTTAGTGTGTGTTTGTGTGCTCGGTTTCAATCATGTCCTAAGGAATCTCATCTAATTGCTGTCAAAAGGATTttcaaatacctcattggcacacactcaattggtttatggtatcctaaATGCGACACATTTGATCTAGTTGGATATAGTGATTCTGACTTTGCTCCGTAGATTGGATAGAAAGAGTACTTCGGGTACTTGTCAATTCCTAGGTCATGCCTTAGTGTCTTGGcatagtaagaaacaaacttctgtAGCTCTTTCTACTGCTGAAGCAGAATACATTGCTGCAggaagttgtgttgctcaaattctaTGGATGAAGCAACAATTAGAAGATTTTGGTATAAAGGTTGATCATGTTCCTATAAGGTGTGATAATACTAGTGCCATCAACCTAACTAAAAATCTAGTCCAACACTCTAGATCAAAGCACATAGAAATTAGACATCACTTTATTAGCGATCATGTTCAAAACGGTGACATTAAGTTAGAGTTTGTTCCTACAGAACAACAACTTGtagatatttttacaaaaccactaAATGAGGAAAACTTTTGTAGGATTAGAAGAGAACTTGGCATGAGTGAAGCTATTGAATgatatttattgcatttcatatgAATTTGGTGCATAAATTGGTTAAATATGTTGTTAGTACTATATTCTGCGTACATGTGTTTTTAGTTAACTACTTTCTCACTGCAGTTGTCTAGTTTTATACCTGTATAATATTTAGCTAACTGGGtttcaaaattagttaactaatttttccTCTGTGTGCATGTGACAAAACGCGCCTGatttaaaattactttatttctAACGGGTATTTTCGCTCTCTTTGTAATCTATTTTGACAAATATACCCCTGACCACAGTTATGCTCTTTTTATGTCTTCAAAGGGTAAAATTGGgttttggcaaaaaaaaaaaaaaaggggattcctggttctccatgaaaaattgtacacaatttcaaaatttgaaaaatttttttttgtaaCTGCTACATAACACTTCAATCAATCTAAAACTCCCTCATTTCTCTGCTACAAGTTGATTCTCCACTCTCTTAGAAACCCCAAATTACTCTCAAAACCAGAAATCCCCAATTTTCTTTCTCAAAATCCCTAAACGGTAAAATCCCGTTCTTCCTTAAGCCACTACTTCTCACTGAAATTTTTCAAGGATCGATGGCAAGGGTAAAACAAGTGACTACCAAACCTCGAAAATTCATGGGTGATGCCATGAAAGCTGCTGCCGGTTCCGAAAAGGAGAGAGAAGAAGGAACTGAAGTTGAGAACAGTAATGACGAAACAGAGACAGTGGCAGAAcgagcaagaaaaagaaagggaaaggGTATTGCTGGGTCAGAGCCCTCTgcgaaaaagaagaaaatggaaaaggCCCCTGCTTCGAAACCTTTTGTGCAACAAAATATTTTTGAGCCAAGGTACATTAAATGGGATTCATTTTCTGACTTGCCTTAtgaatttgaagaattatttacTTTTCAAAGCTGGATGGAATTTTCTGAGTTGAATGAATATTATTATCCTTATTTGATTCAAGAATTTTATGGaagtatgaaagaagttgttaaaggaGAAAGTTTCAGTGTGAGAGTTAAGAAGAAAAGTCAGATTATTGATGTTGATTTCTTAGCCTCTGTTTTAAACCTACCAAATGATGGAAATAAGATTGGAACCTTCAAAGATTCTAGGAAGCTTGATGGATATGATGAGAAGGCATTTCAATTATCAATTTTTCCGGAGGGTACAcctgaaaatgaaatgaccaaTATCAGTTTAGTGCCTCAAAATTTTAGGATTCTACAATCCTTCATTCGATATTTGCTTAATCCTAGGAGTGGTAGTCACTCATATGCAAATAGCCTTGACTTATGCATTATGTGGCACTTGGTTAACAAAATCAGATTTAATTTGCCATTTTTGATTTTTAAAGTGATTGCTAAGTCTAGTAAGCATAGAAGGTTGCCATATGCTATGCCTTTGACTCTTATATTTCAAGCTATGGGAGTTGATTTGAGTAAAGAAAAGAAGTTTAGCAATCCTATCCCCATTAAGGAGATATTCAAGGCTGATGATGGTAGAAAAAGGAGTAAGAAAGAAGACAAAAAGCAAGAAGAagagactgagattgagattgaaTCTGAATCAGAATCAGATTCTGAAACAGAATCGGACATCCCACTAAGCAAGTTGAAAGAAAAGAGTTCTAAGATAGATGAAGGGGAAAGCtctaagaagaaagagaaaatgaagctgaAAATGTCAGATTTTGTGAAAATCAGTAAAGCACATCTGGACATGATgaaggaaataaaagaaatgagtggACTGACCTtgaatattttagaaaaatctcaTGAGTTGCAGAAGGGAATTATGGCTGAACACAATGCAAAGATGGATATGTTGATTAATAGATTGGATAGACAAGAGTGGTTCATGAAGAAGATGGCTCAAATGTTGTTTGGTGAATCTTTTGGCAAATTTGGAGATTTTGGAAGTTACCCACAGGGTACTGCTGGTCCTAGCAATGCAAAGGCTGCTGGACCAAGTGGAGTAAAAATTtctgaaatggaagaagaagaagaggagcatGTAGAAGCTGTTGAAAAGGTACCAGCAGCAAGTAAGATAGCTGAGGTTGAACAAGTAGAGAAAAATGCTGAGAAGGAAAAATCTGTCGAAGAGGCATCAGAAGCAGAACAAGAATCTGACAAAGAGAAATCAATAGAATCCTCCTCATCTCATACTACAAGCAACAGCAGCAGTGACAATGGAAAAAGTGAAGGCAGAAATGGTTCAAGACAAGAAAAAGAGAAGGAAGAGCAGTCACAAGACCCAAACATTGTTCCTACTGCCTCTCAACCAGTGCCTGAATCAACCATCTCTTTACCCATGCAATACGGACCTAGAAGAACCAAAACACAAGCCAGAAAATCAGTTCTACCCATTCCTCCAAAAATCCAAGTACCCATAACTGAAAAAGAACCCCCAAAGAAGAAGACACAAGTCAAACTTGTTGATCCCACTCACCTTAGGAGAAGTGGCAGAATTCTTAGCAACAAAGAAAAATCTTGAGATTTTTTGAAATATGCTTTATGACTTTCAAAGTTGTGTCTTTTTGTTTTTTAAACAAAGAAGAAAATAGGAGAAAGCCTATCCTTTTGTTGatgtcaaaaagggggagaaatctGGAGAAGATAAGGAAATTTTTTAACTGACAGAATGTTTTTAGTTAACTGGGTACatttttagttaactaattttgatcAGTGGTTATATGGTTCACATTCTGATATAGATATTTTGGACTTATTTTGGAAAGTTATTGAAGATATGTTGATGATCCTTTATGATTGACTTATGGTTGATATATCTTATGTATGATGATTGAATTGATCTTGGATGAATTAATCTTGAAATTGCTTAACATGTTATTATCTTCAAGATGCTTTGAATATCAGATTTAGGGGGAGCTATTTTATAGCTTCTCAACATTCTTAATGATTATGTACATACATATAGGGGGAGCCTGTCTAAAAGCAAGTTCTTGCATACATGACATATGTAGATAGTTatacaattgaatttttatgatcttcatagat
The sequence above is a segment of the Hevea brasiliensis isolate MT/VB/25A 57/8 chromosome 11, ASM3005281v1, whole genome shotgun sequence genome. Coding sequences within it:
- the LOC131170237 gene encoding uncharacterized protein LOC131170237 translates to MARVKQVTTKPRKFMGDAMKAAAGSEKEREEGTEVENSNDETETVAERARKRKGKGIAGSEPSAKKKKMEKAPASKPFVQQNIFEPRYIKWDSFSDLPYEFEELFTFQSWMEFSELNEYYYPYLIQEFYGSMKEVVKGESFSVRVKKKSQIIDVDFLASVLNLPNDGNKIGTFKDSRKLDGYDEKAFQLSIFPEGTPENEMTNISLVPQNFRILQSFIRYLLNPRSGSHSYANSLDLCIMWHLVNKIRFNLPFLIFKVIAKSSKHRRLPYAMPLTLIFQAMGVDLSKEKKFSNPIPIKEIFKADDGRKRSKKEDKKQEEETEIEIESESESDSETESDIPLSKLKEKSSKIDEGESSKKKEKMKLKMSDFVKISKAHLDMMKEIKEMSGLTLNILEKSHELQKGIMAEHNAKMDMLINRLDRQEWFMKKMAQMLFGESFGKFGDFGSYPQGTAGPSNAKAAGPSGVKISEMEEEEEEHVEAVEKVPAASKIAEVEQVEKNAEKEKSVEEASEAEQESDKEKSIESSSSHTTSNSSSDNGKSEGRNGSRQEKEKEEQSQDPNIVPTASQPVPESTISLPMQYGPRRTKTQARKSVLPIPPKIQVPITEKEPPKKKTQVKLVDPTHLRRSGRILSNKEKS